From the Cytophagia bacterium CHB2 genome, the window GCGGTAAAGCCCTATCAACGTGAGCATTTGGCGCTGCGTATCATGGATTTTAACAAAGAGCTTCCGGAAGAAGCAATTGAGCGGCATTGGATTGAAACGCTCGAAGCCAGCACCGGCGGCATGGGCGGCTCCGGCGGCGGTTGTGCCTGCAATTGAATTCTGTTGTCCGTGAATTATTTTGCTCAAATCAAAGCATAACCGGAAGCAAAAACCCAAATCCCACAATGACGATGGCGTTGAGCGCGATTTTGTCGAGTTTATGTTCGGTATCGGCAAACAACAACATCG encodes:
- a CDS encoding DUF4266 domain-containing protein codes for the protein MRRKFLLLNLILLLGMAMLLGACAAVKPYQREHLALRIMDFNKELPEEAIERHWIETLEASTGGMGGSGGGCACN